Genomic segment of Oncorhynchus keta strain PuntledgeMale-10-30-2019 chromosome 12, Oket_V2, whole genome shotgun sequence:
GCTAGTAATTAACAAAACCACTCTAGAATCCCAGGATAGAGCTTGTGCCATAGAACTAGCAGGAATTCCATCTCTATCCTAGCAGATCTTAGTAGATATTAGTTCAGTGTTCAATATCATTGTTCAGATCCCAAAGGCATGAATTGGTTGGGGATAGAACAGGCTCTTCTTGAAATTGAATTAGGATGACCCAGGATGTGGCAAGCAGTTGTTTATAATAGACAAGCAGCAGAATGTGTAGCTTTGGCATGTAAGACCAGAGGACAGTGTCCCCTGTTGTGTCAATGGACttcaagcctctgtcctttcaCTAGAACGAGGTCACAGGATGACACAATGCCTCTTCTTCGTACGTTGTCTTGCTCTGCGGCTTGATGCCAGGGCTTTTTGGTGGCATCTCTGAAAATGTCCTCTACGTTCTCCCGGTATTTGGCTGAACACTCTAGATAAAGCTCAGCACTCATATGCCGCCTGGTCTCCTCACCCTGTGGAACCAAACAATGAGCAGTCACTGGATGACAGGGAGTACTGGACCAGAATTGGAGACTGGTAAACAGGGCAAAGCAGAGAAGGTTTTCTAGGATCAAGCATTTGAAAGCCATTATCCATAATTCAAATGAAATGGTTAAAGTCAAAGCACCACACCTCAAGTTATGTGTATAAACCCTGTCATCAGGGGGACAGGTTGATCCTCACCTGTGTGTAAGTGATGGGAGCCTGGTCCATGGCTTTTAGCCTCCTGGTACGCTCCTTatccttcctcaggtcagtcttacagccaatcagaatgacaGGAACATCGCGACAGAAGTGGTTCACTTCCGGGTACCACTGTGTGAGACAGCAGAACACAATAGTGAATGTAGAGGTAAGAGGTCAAGTTAGGAAGGATCTCAAACTGTCACATTGGGATTACACTCGGGATCATGGTGtttgcatactgtgtgtgtgtactgttttcATATTTTCATTGACTGGACCCATAAACAATTAACGCTAAGTTTCATCAATgaccaaacagaggaaacagataCTAATAAAATAGCCTACAAAAATACTACATTGACAGGTTGTTTGGTTTGGCTCTACGTCTACCCAGGTATCGGTTCTACAAGTAGGCGTGTTTACCCCCTCCCTTGCTGTAATGGTTTGTGCTTACAAAGTCTCACTCTGACTGCATTCCCCTTGACTTTATCACATGGCATGCATTTATGGCTCTTTATTGACATCTCCCTGCTCATTGAGGAGGCTTCCAGCACATTCCCGTCTGTTTTTCAGGCCAAGCCACTGGGGTCAAAGTTCATGTGCTCTGGTTGAGTCACAAGTAGCGAACAAAGTCAAAGGAATGTACACAGTCACATCAAAGTCAATCTCCAACAATCATTCATCAAATTCCTGCCTAGATGTGATGTCTAACCACATAAGTGGTGAACTCGCAATCGCTTTCCCACCTCTCTGTGGTGACTAATGTTGTGATTGTTTATTTGTACCGACAATACTCACTAGATCTATTATGCACTGTACCGGGATCCTAGCAAAACATGCAGGCCCTTAAATTCACTGTGGTTAGCTGCTTACTTAGTGTTGGCTGTTGTTgggcagaatatgaatgtcattgGCTGTCACTGGATAATGTAATATCGTAGATTAATCATGATCAATGAGCTTACCTTGATTAAGACATTTTCAAAACTGGTGGGGTTGGTCACATCATAACAAACTAACACCAGGTTGGCATTCTGGTATGAGAGTGGCCTCAAACGATCGTAATCATCTTGGCCTGAAAAAATGGACACACAAATACACTCAATGTAaactaggataggataagtaatccttctcaccccccttttaagatttagatgcactatcgtaaagtgactgttccactggatgtcataaggtgaatgcaccaatttgtaagtcgctctggataagagcgtctgctaaatgacttaaatgtaaatgtaatgtaaatgtctgtgaCCAAGCGTTCTATCCCCATAGCAACCAACTTGTATAGACGTACACATTTTCCTGTCAGCGTTTGCGCTGAGTCAGTAACATTTTTTAGTTCTTGTAAATGTATTATACTGCTCTTCAAATCATTATCCAAAACATTTTTCTCAAACAGTAATGTGAAGCTGTTATTGTAGTAGGTGTTCCTGTCTAGTATTAATATTTCTGCACTTTTAGAAATGTGACGTCACGAATGGACATTTGAATATTTGGGCGGTCTGACGCATGCGCGCAGCGTGACATGGAAAAATAATCTTGAACAGCTGTAGCTACCATTCTTATTATGCCTCAGTGGTAGCTACCAAAAAATACAACTGTCTGCGGCTGTACTGTAGCCATCTGGAGGTTCTGTACAGGGAGTCGGAGGAAGCGAAATAGCTAGCTCGTGCCGCTAACTGTCACAATGTCCCTGCAAAGGTGTCAAACTGATTGGGAAGAAATTGACCAAGAGTATCAACAATTACAGGTAGGCCTATGTGAAGCCTGTTtgacagctagctaacgttagtgcgTAGCGTGACGTGTACTACCGTCAGTTCGACAAGAGAGGAGACGATATAGCTACGATTGTCAACTCAGTTTAGTAGAttgctagctagcctgttagttcgtttgctagctagctggttCAGTTAACCTTTTGTCAAATTAGTATGCTGGGTTATCGGATAACGTTATAATTGTACACAATATTTTGTATTCAGGAACTTTCTAATATAattatgctgaacaaaaatataaacgcaacatgtaaagtgttggttccatgagctgaaatgaaagatcccagaaatgttccatatgcacaaaaacttatttctctcaaattgtctacaaatgtgtttatatccctattagtgagcatttttccttttcCTAGACAATCCATCcagctgacaggtgtggcatatcaagaattatacagcatgatcattacacaggtgtaccttgtgctggggacaataaaaggccactctaaaatgtgcagttttgtcacaacacaatgccacagatgtctcaagttttgaggagcgtacaattggcatgctgactgcgggaatgtccaccagagctgttaccagagaatttaatattcctttctctaccataagccacctctgtcgttttagagaatttgcagtacatccaaccggcctctcAACCGCAGGCCACGTATGGTtttgtgtgggcaagcggtttgttGAAGTTAACGTTGTGAACCATAACCCCCAAGTGCCCCATGGGGCGGTGAGTttatgttatgggcaggcataagctatggacactGAACACAATTGCaatttatcgatggcaatttgaatgcagagatatGTGATGAgattctgaggcccattgttgtgccattcatccgccgccatcacctcatgctTCAGCATGAAAGTGCACTGACCCAAGATCTGTATACAATTCCTGACATCTGAAAATGTcgcagttcttccatggcctgcatactcaccagacatgtcatacATGGAgtacgtttgggatgctctggatcgacgtgttagacagtgtgttccagttcccgccattATCCATCAACTCCATACAGCCATTggagagtgggacaacattccacaggccacaatcaacagcctgatcaactctatgcgaatcagtcaaatgactgatttccttatgaattGTAACTCACTCAGtagaatctttgaaattgttgcattttatatttttgttgggTATAGTATCCTGGGGTATGCAAGTCAGGTTTACTTGAATTGGTGCA
This window contains:
- the LOC127906330 gene encoding rho-related GTP-binding protein RhoF-like, with the protein product MAGTGTHCLTRRSRASQTYSMYDMSGQDDYDRLRPLSYQNANLVLVCYDVTNPTSFENVLIKWYPEVNHFCRDVPVILIGCKTDLRKDKERTRRLKAMDQAPITYTQGEETRRHMSAELYLECSAKYRENVEDIFRDATKKPWHQAAEQDNVRRRGIVSSCDLVLVKGQRLEVH